From a region of the Marinilabiliales bacterium genome:
- a CDS encoding S9 family peptidase translates to MDLLKIIVRGIIIPALIIGLSGHNSLQAAEENSPEVSASGYYNTGEPLNYNQDADDTAPAEARPVRWQDVAGWKYIHGGSVTISNDGSWFAYWYSPNKGNSEMVLQSASGDIKKTFPIGETRGAAGNAIAFSHDSRFVAFTVYPTEEEKERAGRGDAPANKMTLIDLLNDEETTYENVRSFSFSGENPGWIAVHLTTPKPSQDSDAGKGTDLLLVNPRKGNTFNFGNVSEFSFDKKGNWLAWLTDAHGKAGNGLQLRNMQTGEVLSPESGKAAYRYLSWTREGDGLATLKGEESDDFKDDVYSVIGLRGFNRGAPEKVVYNPHEDPTFPGEMTISPNRRPYWSDNLNTFIFGIHRNEREEKEDKDDNGGTAENDTLATAVNDTIAVGGNGETAAAAKNTDEKPDLILWHWQDSRLQSVQRNRRNADRNFSYLALYHVRENRFIRLADDEMRSVNVAPKQKYAIGIDNSGYELIGGLSGENFADVYIVDLATGQRLLVLEKHRMLGGLQPSPDGEKFTWYREGNYYVCTFATAESVVITENIPTTFVNLENDRNVPYPPTPLLGWTSDSRELLIRDNWNVWKVSDNGRRFDNLTMDGERNGRRYQYRFRLDPDEEGIDLRQPLFLRVFDQETKKSGIARIDRGRSGAKMLLWDDASYGGLRKAADEDVYFFTRETVTDTPDFYVSENTGLTGARKLTQTYPEQEDFALSPGSRLISFISDQGDTLQAALFLPAGYEEGKQYPTVVYIYERLTQGLNSYSRPSFPGGGFNRAMYTSNGYAVLMPDIVYKLNDPGMSAVWCVLPAVDAALETGVIDPDNIAIHGHSWGGYQTSFLITQTDMFRAAVAGAPLTNMISMYSLIYWNTGSTNQPIFESSQGRLTPGYWDNWEAFKRNSPVYFAQNVNTPLLLMHNDEDGAVDFTQGIEYYNTLRRLKKPVIMLQYEGENHGLRKTANQIDYAVRMMEYLDHYLKGEEAPEWLEQGVPLLEMEKHLEQRPSVLGGR, encoded by the coding sequence ATGGACCTTTTAAAAATCATTGTTCGCGGGATAATCATACCCGCATTGATCATTGGCCTTTCGGGGCATAACTCTCTTCAGGCAGCCGAAGAGAACAGCCCTGAAGTTTCCGCATCCGGATATTACAATACCGGGGAACCACTTAATTATAATCAGGATGCGGATGATACAGCACCTGCAGAAGCGCGGCCTGTGCGCTGGCAGGATGTTGCCGGCTGGAAATACATTCACGGCGGCTCAGTCACCATCTCAAACGACGGCAGCTGGTTTGCATACTGGTACAGCCCCAACAAGGGCAATTCGGAAATGGTCCTGCAAAGCGCCTCAGGCGATATCAAAAAGACCTTCCCAATCGGCGAGACCAGGGGCGCTGCGGGAAATGCGATAGCCTTCAGCCACGACTCCAGGTTTGTGGCCTTTACGGTCTATCCCACTGAGGAGGAGAAGGAGAGGGCAGGCCGGGGAGATGCCCCCGCCAATAAGATGACGCTGATAGACCTTCTGAATGATGAGGAGACAACCTATGAAAATGTGAGGTCGTTCTCGTTCTCGGGCGAGAACCCCGGATGGATCGCGGTGCACCTGACAACCCCGAAGCCTTCACAGGACAGCGATGCAGGGAAGGGGACCGACCTGCTGCTTGTTAATCCCCGAAAGGGAAATACTTTTAATTTCGGAAATGTGTCTGAATTCTCGTTCGATAAAAAGGGTAACTGGCTGGCATGGCTGACTGATGCCCACGGCAAGGCGGGCAACGGACTGCAGCTGCGTAACATGCAGACAGGCGAGGTGTTGTCGCCCGAAAGCGGCAAGGCTGCATACAGGTACCTGAGCTGGACCAGGGAGGGGGACGGACTGGCAACGCTGAAAGGTGAAGAGAGTGATGATTTCAAGGATGATGTGTACTCGGTTATCGGGTTGAGGGGATTTAACAGGGGCGCGCCCGAAAAGGTGGTTTACAATCCTCATGAAGACCCGACCTTCCCCGGTGAGATGACCATAAGCCCAAACCGCAGACCTTACTGGTCGGATAACCTCAACACCTTTATATTCGGCATACACCGCAATGAGCGGGAGGAAAAGGAGGACAAGGATGACAATGGCGGGACGGCGGAAAATGACACCCTTGCCACAGCCGTAAACGACACAATCGCGGTTGGCGGAAACGGAGAAACAGCGGCGGCGGCGAAAAATACCGACGAAAAGCCCGACCTGATATTGTGGCACTGGCAGGACAGCCGCCTGCAGTCGGTGCAACGCAACAGGCGGAATGCCGACAGGAACTTCAGCTACCTGGCCCTTTACCATGTGCGGGAAAACAGGTTCATCAGGCTTGCCGACGATGAGATGCGGTCAGTAAACGTTGCCCCGAAGCAGAAATATGCCATAGGGATCGACAACAGCGGGTATGAACTTATTGGCGGACTGAGCGGCGAGAACTTTGCCGATGTATACATAGTTGACCTTGCTACCGGGCAGCGCTTACTGGTACTGGAGAAGCACCGGATGCTCGGGGGACTGCAGCCGTCGCCCGACGGTGAAAAGTTCACCTGGTACCGTGAGGGTAATTACTATGTATGTACGTTTGCCACCGCCGAGAGCGTGGTTATTACCGAAAACATACCAACAACATTCGTAAACCTTGAGAACGACCGCAACGTGCCGTATCCACCCACTCCTCTGCTGGGGTGGACAAGCGACAGCAGGGAGTTGCTGATAAGGGACAACTGGAACGTGTGGAAAGTATCCGACAACGGAAGGAGGTTTGATAATCTTACCATGGATGGCGAAAGGAACGGCAGGCGGTATCAGTACCGTTTCAGACTCGACCCCGATGAGGAGGGGATCGACCTGAGGCAGCCGCTTTTCCTGAGGGTTTTTGACCAGGAAACCAAGAAAAGCGGCATAGCCAGGATCGACCGCGGCAGGAGCGGCGCCAAAATGCTGCTGTGGGATGACGCGTCGTACGGAGGACTGAGAAAAGCGGCCGATGAGGATGTGTACTTTTTTACCCGCGAAACGGTAACCGACACGCCCGATTTTTATGTATCAGAGAACACCGGACTGACCGGCGCACGCAAACTGACCCAAACATACCCCGAACAGGAAGATTTTGCCCTGTCGCCGGGGTCGCGGCTCATCTCATTCATAAGCGACCAGGGCGATACCCTGCAGGCAGCGCTCTTTCTTCCTGCCGGTTACGAGGAGGGAAAACAGTACCCCACGGTTGTGTACATATACGAGAGGCTGACACAGGGACTGAACAGCTATTCAAGGCCCTCCTTTCCGGGGGGCGGATTTAACCGTGCCATGTACACCAGCAACGGCTACGCGGTGCTGATGCCCGATATTGTATACAAGCTGAATGACCCGGGTATGTCGGCGGTATGGTGCGTGCTGCCTGCCGTCGATGCTGCCCTGGAGACCGGCGTGATCGATCCTGACAACATCGCCATTCACGGCCATTCATGGGGCGGGTACCAGACATCTTTCCTGATAACACAGACCGACATGTTCAGGGCTGCGGTTGCAGGTGCCCCGCTAACCAATATGATAAGCATGTACAGCCTTATCTACTGGAACACCGGCAGCACCAACCAGCCCATCTTTGAGAGCAGCCAGGGAAGGCTGACACCGGGGTACTGGGACAACTGGGAGGCGTTTAAGCGCAATTCACCGGTATACTTTGCCCAGAACGTCAACACGCCCCTGCTCCTTATGCATAACGACGAAGACGGTGCTGTTGACTTCACACAGGGGATCGAGTATTACAACACCCTGCGCAGGCTAAAGAAACCGGTAATAATGCTTCAGTACGAGGGTGAGAACCACGGGCTGCGTAAGACCGCCAACCAGATCGACTATGCGGTGCGCATGATGGAATACCTCGACCATTACCTTAAGGGTGAGGAGGCACCCGAATGGCTCGAGCAGGGAGTGCCGCTGCTGGAGATGGAGAAGCACCTCGAACAGCGGCCTTCTGTGCTGGGGGGCAGGTAA
- a CDS encoding caspase family protein, with protein sequence MTKIGSALLLAVMLSAAVILQGQVKQDGSVIYSDKKVALVIGNSDYPFAPLRNPVHDAEDIASLLTAKGFEVLHYTDISGIDDMKRAVREFGRRLQGGELGLFYFAGHGIQIQGINYLIPTHAEINFEEEVEYEALDVGFVLAQMEAARNQMNIVILDACRNNPFMRSFRSAGRGLAGMVAPTGTLVAYATAPGSVASDGHGRNGLYTEQLLEQIRVPGLKIEEVFKNVRTEVLARSNGQQVPWESSSLIGDFYFTMPDELAEESPVMYTPKTDPQTAREPAPASETAFWRASGDLFWFELDGTSIEKELDYQWSGNNRDLVVRHKLTGESYVLQDFAQLKDSQWRPAVKIEGRSAGLTAGTPEDPVVLWRATKDGYWLYYNGADISNETTNEWKMENLIVKHPRSGQSFLLRNFNRNTDNEVRPAEIILPRRERNNLVNVVWKADQQGYTFYINGSNVTASTRSSREGNDLKVVYRPRNASFLLKDYWQSLDNTWRQAIPLF encoded by the coding sequence ATGACAAAAATAGGGTCAGCTCTGTTGCTTGCGGTAATGCTGAGTGCCGCAGTCATCCTGCAGGGACAGGTGAAGCAGGACGGAAGCGTTATCTACAGCGATAAAAAGGTGGCACTTGTCATTGGTAATTCTGACTATCCTTTCGCACCACTGAGGAATCCCGTTCATGATGCTGAAGATATTGCCTCTCTTTTGACTGCCAAGGGTTTTGAGGTGCTTCACTATACCGATATCTCCGGGATTGACGACATGAAGAGGGCAGTGCGCGAATTCGGCCGGCGCCTGCAGGGAGGTGAACTCGGACTCTTTTACTTTGCAGGCCACGGGATCCAGATACAGGGAATAAATTATCTTATTCCGACCCATGCCGAGATCAATTTTGAAGAGGAGGTCGAATATGAGGCCCTCGACGTCGGGTTTGTACTTGCCCAGATGGAAGCGGCCCGCAACCAGATGAACATAGTCATCCTTGATGCATGCAGGAACAACCCCTTCATGCGAAGCTTCAGGTCCGCCGGACGGGGACTTGCGGGCATGGTCGCTCCAACCGGCACATTAGTAGCATATGCCACCGCACCGGGATCGGTGGCCAGCGATGGGCACGGCAGGAACGGCCTCTACACTGAACAGCTCCTCGAACAGATAAGGGTTCCGGGACTCAAGATCGAGGAGGTGTTCAAGAATGTCAGGACAGAAGTGCTCGCCAGAAGCAACGGACAGCAGGTGCCATGGGAATCATCATCGCTGATAGGCGATTTCTACTTCACAATGCCCGATGAGCTTGCAGAAGAGTCCCCCGTCATGTACACACCAAAAACAGACCCGCAAACTGCCAGGGAGCCGGCACCGGCATCGGAAACAGCATTCTGGAGAGCATCGGGCGACCTGTTCTGGTTTGAGCTTGATGGAACAAGCATTGAGAAGGAACTCGACTACCAGTGGAGCGGCAACAACCGCGATCTTGTTGTCCGGCACAAACTCACCGGAGAAAGTTATGTACTGCAGGATTTTGCCCAACTAAAGGATAGCCAGTGGAGACCTGCCGTAAAGATTGAAGGGAGATCAGCCGGCCTGACTGCCGGCACACCAGAAGACCCGGTGGTGCTGTGGAGAGCGACCAAAGATGGTTACTGGCTCTATTACAACGGAGCGGATATAAGCAATGAGACCACTAACGAATGGAAGATGGAGAACCTTATTGTTAAGCATCCACGAAGCGGACAATCATTCCTGTTGAGGAACTTCAACAGGAACACCGACAATGAAGTGAGGCCCGCCGAGATAATACTGCCCCGCCGGGAGAGGAACAACCTTGTCAATGTTGTATGGAAAGCCGACCAGCAGGGTTACACATTTTACATAAACGGCAGCAATGTGACAGCAAGCACCAGGAGCAGCCGGGAAGGCAATGACCTGAAGGTTGTCTACCGGCCCCGCAATGCAAGTTTTCTGCTGAAGGACTACTGGCAGTCGCTCGACAATACCTGGCGCCAGGCCATCCCTCTCTTTTAG
- the aspS gene encoding aspartate--tRNA ligase: MYRTHTCGELNLRDDGKEVILSGWVQRSRDLGGMTFIDLRDRYGITQLVFNMETDALLCKEARGLGREYVIQATGVVRERSNKNLKIPTGEIEIEVKTLGILNPSKLPPFTIEDDTDGGDELRMRYRYLDLRRNVMKSSLELRHLMAGEIRRYLDKQEFIEIETPVMIKSTPEGARDFVVPSRMNPGQFYALPQSPQIFKQLLMISGFDRYYQVVKCFRDEDLRADRQPEFTQIDCEMAFAGQEDVLSTFEGLAKHLFDKIKNISFNGPFPRITFKDAMDRYGTDKPDIRFGMELFELTELTRGNNFAVFDDAEYVGGICAENCAGFSRKQIDNLTDYVKRPQIGAKGMVWVKWNRDGSIRSSVDKFYDEAALGKWVGKAGARKGDLLLILAGNRVDTQEALSELRLEMGRRLELVNEDEFAPLWVVDFPLLEWDEETARFYAKHHPFTSPRPEDIPLLETDPGSVCANAYDLVINGVEIGGGSVRIHDGKLQKKMFETLGFTDEQAREQFGFLMEAFTYGAPPHAGVAFGFDRWVAVFAGSDSIRDVIAFPKNNAGRDLMIDSPSVLSAEQLRELRLRIDEQVPEQ; this comes from the coding sequence ATGTACAGGACACATACCTGCGGAGAGCTTAATCTGAGAGATGACGGCAAGGAGGTCATACTTAGCGGATGGGTGCAGAGATCGCGCGACCTTGGAGGCATGACCTTTATCGACCTGAGGGACCGCTACGGGATAACCCAGCTTGTTTTTAATATGGAGACGGATGCCCTTCTATGCAAAGAGGCCAGGGGACTGGGGAGGGAGTATGTTATCCAGGCAACAGGCGTGGTGCGGGAACGGTCGAACAAGAACCTGAAGATACCGACGGGCGAAATCGAAATAGAGGTAAAGACCCTGGGTATTCTAAATCCGTCAAAACTGCCGCCCTTTACCATTGAAGATGATACTGACGGGGGTGATGAGCTCAGGATGAGGTACAGGTATCTTGACCTGCGGCGCAACGTGATGAAGAGTAGCCTGGAGCTGCGACACCTGATGGCAGGCGAGATACGGCGGTATCTTGACAAGCAGGAATTCATTGAGATAGAGACTCCCGTCATGATAAAATCAACTCCCGAGGGAGCCAGGGATTTTGTGGTTCCCTCGAGGATGAACCCCGGCCAGTTTTACGCTTTGCCGCAGTCGCCCCAGATATTCAAGCAGTTGCTGATGATATCGGGGTTTGACCGGTATTACCAGGTAGTGAAGTGTTTCAGGGATGAGGACCTGAGGGCTGACCGGCAGCCTGAATTCACGCAAATAGATTGTGAGATGGCATTTGCCGGGCAGGAGGATGTGCTGAGTACTTTCGAGGGGCTGGCAAAGCACCTTTTCGATAAAATCAAGAACATAAGCTTTAACGGGCCGTTTCCGCGGATAACATTCAAGGATGCAATGGACAGGTACGGGACCGACAAGCCCGATATCCGTTTTGGGATGGAGCTTTTTGAACTGACGGAACTGACAAGGGGTAACAATTTTGCTGTGTTCGACGATGCAGAGTATGTGGGAGGCATATGCGCCGAAAATTGTGCCGGGTTTTCGCGCAAACAGATCGATAACCTTACCGATTATGTAAAAAGGCCGCAGATCGGGGCCAAAGGCATGGTTTGGGTTAAATGGAACCGGGATGGATCAATAAGATCATCGGTCGATAAGTTCTATGATGAAGCGGCCCTTGGCAAATGGGTTGGAAAAGCCGGGGCCAGGAAGGGTGATCTTTTGCTCATACTTGCGGGAAACCGGGTAGATACCCAGGAGGCCCTTTCGGAGCTGAGGCTTGAGATGGGACGAAGACTGGAACTGGTTAATGAGGACGAATTCGCTCCGCTGTGGGTGGTTGACTTTCCGCTCCTGGAATGGGATGAGGAGACAGCACGTTTCTATGCCAAGCATCATCCCTTCACGAGTCCCCGGCCCGAAGACATACCCCTTCTTGAGACCGATCCGGGGTCGGTATGCGCCAATGCATATGACCTGGTGATAAACGGTGTTGAGATTGGCGGCGGGTCGGTGCGTATCCATGATGGCAAGCTGCAGAAGAAAATGTTTGAGACCCTCGGGTTCACTGATGAGCAGGCAAGGGAGCAGTTCGGTTTCCTGATGGAGGCTTTTACCTACGGGGCTCCGCCTCATGCGGGAGTGGCCTTTGGATTCGACAGGTGGGTGGCCGTTTTTGCCGGGTCGGATTCGATAAGGGATGTGATTGCTTTCCCGAAAAACAATGCAGGCAGGGACCTGATGATAGACTCACCTTCGGTGCTTTCGGCCGAACAGCTGAGGGAGCTCAGGCTCAGGATTGATGAACAGGTTCCTGAACAATGA
- a CDS encoding nucleoside deaminase has protein sequence MDMVVFSDAYFMKEALKEAEKAMERDEVPVGAVIVSQNMIIARAHNLTETLNDTTAHAEMQAFTAASGYLGGKYLNDCALYVTLEPCTMCAGAAYWARIGKIAWGADDGKLGFTLTNKNMLHPKTEIISGIMKDECSAILKRFFSEKRR, from the coding sequence ATGGACATGGTCGTTTTTTCAGATGCATATTTCATGAAAGAGGCTCTCAAGGAAGCCGAAAAAGCAATGGAGAGGGATGAAGTCCCCGTAGGGGCCGTTATAGTCAGCCAAAACATGATAATAGCAAGGGCGCATAACCTCACCGAGACCCTGAACGATACCACTGCTCATGCCGAGATGCAGGCATTCACAGCTGCATCAGGCTACCTCGGAGGTAAATATCTCAATGACTGCGCCCTATATGTGACCCTTGAGCCGTGCACAATGTGCGCCGGGGCGGCATACTGGGCCCGGATCGGCAAGATAGCCTGGGGCGCTGATGACGGGAAGCTGGGCTTCACCCTTACCAACAAAAACATGCTCCATCCCAAAACAGAGATCATATCCGGTATAATGAAGGATGAGTGCTCGGCCATTCTGAAAAGATTCTTCAGTGAAAAACGGAGGTAG
- the miaB gene encoding tRNA (N6-isopentenyl adenosine(37)-C2)-methylthiotransferase MiaB produces MPLKNIKISSGPEAGLLTSPDNRKLYIETYGCQMNVSDSEVVVSIMQDNGVAYTSEPGHADIVLINTCSIRENAEKRVWGRLEVFRQMKKNNPALMVGVIGCMAERLKEKLLEEEHLVDLVIGPDAYRELPALLEEAGTGQKAINVLLSREETYADISPLRLDKNGVSAFVSVMRGCNNYCAYCVVPFTRGRERSRDPESIINEIDDLASKGYREVTLLGQNVNSYNWNKGNGSPTGFASLLEMAARRHPGVRLRFSTSHPRDIGDDLLHTIARNPNICRHIHLPVQSGSSRILRLMNRGYTREKYLDRIDAINRIIPGCAISTDIIAGFCSETEVDHRQTISLMEEVGYDFAFMFKYSERPDTAAARKLADDVPDDVKSERLTEIIELQGSLSARSKKDDIGKTFEVLVEGTSKKSAGELFGRTSQNKVVVFPAGSYRPGDYVNVKITRSTPATLIGTATDPVSRRY; encoded by the coding sequence ATGCCCCTGAAAAACATTAAAATATCAAGCGGCCCCGAAGCCGGCCTGCTTACCTCGCCGGATAACCGGAAGCTCTATATTGAGACCTATGGCTGCCAGATGAACGTAAGTGATTCGGAGGTGGTGGTCTCCATCATGCAGGACAACGGTGTTGCATATACTTCAGAGCCTGGGCATGCCGACATAGTACTCATCAATACATGCTCTATCAGGGAGAATGCAGAAAAGAGAGTCTGGGGCAGGCTTGAGGTGTTCAGGCAGATGAAAAAAAATAATCCCGCGCTGATGGTAGGAGTCATAGGCTGCATGGCCGAGAGGCTCAAGGAGAAGCTGCTTGAAGAAGAACACCTGGTCGACCTGGTAATAGGCCCTGATGCCTACAGGGAGTTGCCCGCGCTCCTGGAAGAGGCCGGGACCGGACAGAAGGCAATAAATGTACTGCTTAGCCGGGAAGAGACCTATGCCGATATCAGTCCCCTGAGACTCGACAAGAACGGGGTCTCTGCATTCGTTTCGGTCATGAGGGGCTGCAACAATTACTGTGCCTACTGCGTGGTCCCGTTTACACGGGGACGGGAACGCAGCAGGGACCCCGAATCAATAATCAATGAAATTGACGACCTGGCATCAAAAGGTTACAGGGAAGTAACCCTGTTGGGACAGAATGTAAATTCCTACAACTGGAACAAGGGCAACGGTTCACCAACCGGATTCGCCTCGCTGCTTGAAATGGCGGCCCGCAGGCATCCCGGGGTAAGGCTGAGGTTTTCCACCTCCCACCCCAGAGACATAGGCGACGATCTTTTACACACCATTGCCAGGAACCCCAATATATGCAGGCATATCCACCTGCCGGTACAGTCGGGAAGCAGCAGGATCCTCAGACTGATGAACCGTGGCTATACAAGGGAAAAGTACCTCGACAGAATTGATGCGATCAACAGGATCATTCCCGGATGCGCCATTTCAACAGATATCATTGCCGGCTTCTGCAGCGAGACCGAAGTTGATCACCGGCAGACAATATCCCTGATGGAGGAGGTGGGTTATGACTTTGCCTTTATGTTCAAATATTCAGAGAGGCCCGATACTGCCGCCGCGAGGAAACTGGCCGACGATGTGCCGGATGATGTAAAGTCTGAGAGGCTCACAGAGATAATAGAATTGCAGGGCAGTCTTTCTGCCAGAAGCAAGAAGGACGACATTGGTAAGACCTTTGAGGTGCTTGTTGAAGGGACCTCAAAAAAATCGGCCGGCGAACTTTTCGGCCGCACCTCCCAGAACAAGGTAGTGGTGTTCCCGGCCGGCAGCTATAGGCCCGGAGACTATGTAAACGTTAAGATAACCCGTTCCACGCCAGCCACTCTTATAGGAACAGCCACAGACCCGGTCAGCCGGAGATACTGA
- a CDS encoding YebC/PmpR family DNA-binding transcriptional regulator, producing MSGHSKWSTIKRKKGALDAKRGKIFSRIVKEIDVSVREGGPDPEANPRLRLAIANAKGVNMPKDNIERAINKADRDPSNLQELTFEGYAPNGVAVFIECLTDNHLRTVGSIRAIFNKRGGNLGTNGSLGFLFDRKGIITVPEEKIHDAEMFELEVIDAGAEDIEVNEEVYYITTSMEDFGKVRKKVEEMGIEPENAGLQRIPNDLKQLDVNDAVKVLKIIEEFEDDDDVQSVYHNLDVTDEVAGALESES from the coding sequence ATGTCAGGACACAGTAAATGGTCTACCATCAAGAGGAAAAAGGGGGCTCTTGATGCCAAAAGGGGCAAGATTTTTTCCCGTATAGTAAAGGAAATTGATGTTTCGGTACGCGAAGGAGGGCCCGATCCCGAAGCCAATCCTCGGCTCAGGCTTGCCATAGCCAACGCTAAGGGGGTGAACATGCCCAAGGATAATATCGAAAGGGCCATAAACAAAGCTGACAGGGACCCTTCCAACCTGCAGGAATTGACTTTTGAAGGTTATGCGCCCAATGGAGTTGCCGTATTTATAGAGTGCCTGACTGACAATCATCTGCGAACGGTAGGCAGCATAAGGGCAATCTTCAACAAGAGGGGCGGGAACCTTGGCACCAATGGTTCGCTTGGGTTCCTTTTTGACAGGAAGGGAATAATTACTGTTCCGGAAGAGAAGATTCATGATGCCGAAATGTTTGAGCTTGAGGTTATAGATGCCGGGGCAGAGGACATTGAGGTTAACGAGGAGGTCTACTATATCACCACTTCGATGGAGGATTTCGGCAAGGTGCGTAAAAAAGTTGAGGAGATGGGTATTGAGCCCGAGAATGCCGGACTGCAGAGGATCCCGAATGACCTTAAACAGCTCGATGTGAACGATGCCGTTAAGGTATTGAAGATTATTGAGGAGTTTGAGGATGACGACGATGTGCAGAGCGTATACCACAACCTTGACGTGACCGATGAGGTGGCCGGGGCCCTTGAAAGTGAATCCTGA
- a CDS encoding DUF362 domain-containing protein, translating into MDSGRRKFFKLFAAGSLGAGLTPVFPSSLSAIAPDQPTDTNIADALKHPRNENSMPGKYPGRVVRVDDDKSISDGTINEEAVNKMLDGGMRDLGECNDVRDAWRQFVSPGEKIGLKVNPIGGKLLSTSHALVKSVISQLEQSGIARDDIMIFDRRMQQLRDAGFTPENYPGIAIAGTEHVDESGSYYDENGELYSLSMIDRDWYYWADCEMEYDDYMMPFMVNQGNYSYFSKIVTQQLDKIINLPIMKNAGASVTLCLKNLGYGVITNTSRLHATLWAETSAQVCAFPPVRDKVVLNIADGIRGCYDGGPGANPQFFTDYKMLLLGTDPVAMDVAGYDIIIGKRIEMGRQEGFFDVGMKKMELAAGYGLGVADRDMIDLRKIVQG; encoded by the coding sequence ATGGACAGCGGACGTCGCAAGTTTTTCAAACTGTTTGCCGCCGGCAGCCTTGGCGCTGGCCTAACTCCCGTTTTCCCCTCTTCGCTTTCGGCTATTGCACCGGATCAGCCGACTGATACAAATATTGCCGATGCACTGAAACACCCGCGCAATGAAAATTCCATGCCCGGCAAATATCCCGGCAGGGTGGTGCGGGTTGACGATGATAAATCTATATCAGACGGCACCATAAATGAGGAGGCTGTAAATAAAATGCTTGACGGGGGCATGCGGGATCTGGGTGAGTGCAATGATGTGAGGGACGCCTGGAGACAATTTGTCAGTCCGGGTGAGAAGATAGGCCTCAAGGTTAACCCTATCGGGGGAAAGCTGCTCTCAACAAGCCATGCGCTTGTAAAATCGGTTATTTCTCAGCTTGAGCAGTCAGGCATAGCCAGGGATGACATAATGATCTTTGACCGCCGTATGCAGCAACTGAGGGATGCCGGGTTTACCCCTGAGAATTACCCGGGCATTGCCATTGCAGGCACTGAGCATGTTGATGAGAGCGGTTCATATTATGACGAGAACGGCGAACTCTACAGCCTGTCGATGATTGACAGGGACTGGTACTACTGGGCCGATTGTGAAATGGAGTATGATGATTACATGATGCCGTTCATGGTTAACCAGGGCAATTATTCATATTTTTCCAAAATTGTGACACAGCAGCTTGACAAGATCATTAACCTTCCCATAATGAAAAATGCCGGTGCCTCTGTTACATTGTGCCTTAAGAACCTGGGCTACGGTGTTATCACCAATACCAGCAGGCTGCATGCGACCCTCTGGGCGGAGACGTCGGCGCAGGTGTGCGCCTTTCCTCCGGTTCGCGACAAGGTTGTCCTGAATATTGCCGACGGCATAAGAGGATGCTATGACGGCGGACCGGGTGCCAATCCTCAGTTCTTCACCGATTACAAGATGCTTCTTTTGGGTACCGACCCGGTAGCAATGGATGTGGCCGGATACGACATTATCATAGGTAAGCGTATTGAGATGGGCAGGCAGGAAGGGTTTTTTGATGTGGGAATGAAGAAGATGGAGCTTGCAGCAGGTTACGGACTGGGGGTGGCGGACAGGGACATGATTGACCTGAGAAAAATAGTGCAGGGCTGA